DNA sequence from the Corynebacterium freneyi genome:
GCCTCGATCTCGACATCGCGGACGGCGAGTTTCTGGTGCTCGTCGGCCCGTCGGGCTGCGGCAAGTCCACGTCCCTGCGGATGCTCGCGGGACTGGAGGAGGTGACGGCCGGACGGATCCTCATCGACGGCCGCGACGTCACCCACGATGATCCGAAGGACCGGGACATCGCGATGGTGTTCCAGAACTACGCCCTGTACCCGCACATGTCGGTCCGCGAGAACATGGGTTTCGCCCTGAAGTTGGCGAAGGTGGGCAAGGCCGAGCGCAACGCCCGCGTGGAGAAGGCCGCGGCGATGCTGGATCTCACTCCGTATCTGGACCGCAAGCCGAAGGACCTGTCAGGCGGGCAGCGGCAGCGGGTGGCCATGGGCCGGGCGATCGTCCGCGAGCCGCAGGTGTTCCTCATGGATGAGCCGCTGTCGAATCTCGACGCGAAGCTGCGCGTGCAGACCCGCACCCAGGTCGCCGCACTGCAGCGGGAGCTGGGGGTCACCACGGTGTACGTCACGCATGATCAGGTCGAGGCGATGACGATGGGCGACCGCGTGGCCGTCCTCGATGCCGGTGTTCTGCAGCAGGTCGCGCCGCCGAAGGAGCTCTATGCCCGGCCGGCGAACGTGTTCGTCGCGGGTTTCATCGGTTCCCCGGCGATGAACCTCCTGCGGGCGCGGCTTGACGACGATGCCGTCCTCTTCGGCGATCAGCGCATCCGGCTCGAAGATGCCGTGGCGGAGCGTTTGCGGGGACGCGGCGGGGAGGTCGTCGTCGGCGTGCGGCCCGAGAATGCGGCGCTGGGCGACGGTCGCGAAGGCGGCGGGGGCATCGCGGCGACCGTCGCGCTCGTGGAGGAGCTCGGCGCGGATTCCTACGTGTACGCCCACCCGGACGAGGCCGTCGGCGGCGTCGGCGCGGATGCGGCCGAGCCGCTCATCGCCCGCGTCGGCGATGGCGCCGCTCCCCCGATCGGCACGCGAGTGTCCATCGTGGCGGATCCGATCAAGCTGCACCTGTTCGACGTCGAGACGGGCCTGCGACTGAACTGACCGGCCCGAAGGGCTTTGGCCGGGCTCTGGATGGGCTTTGGTCGGGCTCCCGTCGCGCTCCGGTCGGGCTCCGGCCGGCCTCCCGGACCTCGTCCGCGACACGCGGTCTTCGGCGAAACCTTAAATGACCCTGTGTTTTACCCCACATAGCATTTAAACTCGACGACGAACCCCGATTGCCGGGGACGTTCACGGACACGAAAGGACGACCATCATGGTCTCATTCCGCACGTCGCTGCTCGCGGGCCTCGCCGTTTCCGGCCTGGTCCTCGCGGGCTGCTCCTCCGACGACAACGGTGGCATGGACAATCCCGCGGCCGAGGAGGGCCAGGACGCCCGCGGCCCGATCACCTTCGCGATGGGCAAGAACGACATCGAGAAGGTCCAGAAGATCGCGGAGCGCTGGAACGCCGACAACCCCGACGAAAAGGTCACCGTCCACGAGCTCGCCGGTGAAGCCGACGCCCAGCACGAAACCCTCGTCCAGTCGCTCGAGGCGTCGTCCGACGAGTTCGACGTGATGGCCCTCGACGTCACCTGGACCGCCGAGTTCGCCGCCAACGGCTACCTCGTGCCGCTGCAGGACGCCATGAAGGTCGACACCTCCGGTCTGCTCCAGCCGGCCGTGGACTCCGCGACCTACAACGGCACGGTCTACGCGGTGCCGCAGAACACCAACGGCCAGCTGCTGTTCCGCAACACCGAGCTCATCCCCGAGGCCCCGGAGAACTGGGATGCCCTGCGCGAATCGTGCGAGCCGCTGCCGGAGGACAAGGGCTGCCTGACCCTGCAGCTGTCGCAGTACGAGGGCCTGAGCGTCAACACCCTCGACGCCATCCACGCCTGGGGCGGTTCCCTCATCGACGACGAGGGCAACGTCACCGTCGACACCCCGGAGGCCAAGGCCGGCCTGCAGGCGCTGGTCGACGCCTACGGCGACGGCACGATCACCAAGGCCTCCACCGGTGCCACGGAGGAGGAGACGCTGCAGGCCTTCACCAACGAAGAGTCCGCGTACGCCGTGAACTGGCCGTACATGTTCGACGCCGCCGAGGACACCCCGGTGGGCGGAAAGTTCGAGGTGACCCCGCTGGTCGGCCCGGACGGCGTGGGCGTGTCCACGCTGGGCGGCTACAACAACGGCATCAACGCCCACTCGAAGAACAAGGCCACGGCCCGCGACTTCATCGAGTACATCATCTCGGAGGAGAGCCAGATGGGCTTCGCCGAGGAGTCCTTCCCGCCGGTGCTCGCCTCCATCTACGACGACGAGTCGCTGGTCGAGCAGTTCCCGTACCTGCCGGCGCTGAAGGAGTCCCTGGAAAACGCGAAGCCGCGCCCGGTTTCCCCGTACTACAAGGCCATGACCAAGGCCATCCAGGACAACGCCTACGCCGCCATCAACGGCACCAAGGACGTCGACACGGCCATCGCCGACATGAAGGCCGCGCTCGAGCAGGCCGGCAACTAGAAGGAGAGTCGCGCGTGTCCACGTCGACCGTCGGCAAGCACCGACAGCAGCCGCCGCCAGGCGGCGCCGGGAACGAGGCCCCCGACGGCGACGGACCGCCGTCGACGTCGGCGTCGAAACCGGCGTCGAAGCTGAAGGCCCTGTGGCTCATCGCCCCGGCGCTGACGGTGCTGGCGGTGGTGATCGGCTACCCGATCATCCGCGCGATCTTCCTGTCGTTCCAGGCCGACCGGCACATCGACCCCGACACGGGCATGTTCGTGGAGGGCGGTTTCGCCGGATTCCAGCACTACCTCTACTGGCTGACGCAGCGCTGCATGCTCGCCGACGGCACCGTCGGCACGTGCGCGCCCGGCACCCTGTCCACGGACTTCTGGCCCTCGGTGGGCATCACGTTGTTCTTCGCCGTGGTCACGGTGTCGCTGGAGACGCTGCTGGGCCTGGGCATGGCGCTGGTGATGGCCCGCGACTTCGTCGGACGCGGCATGCTGCGCGCGGCGGTCCTCATCCCCTGGGCGATCCCGACGGCCGTGACCGCCAAGCTGTGGCAGTTCATCTTCGCAGACTACGGCATCGCCAACGCGATCCTCGCGCCCTTCACCGACGAGGCGATCCGCTGGACCACGGACCCGTGGGCCGCGCGATCCGCGGTCATCGTCGCCGACGTGTGGAAGACGGCGCCGTTCATGGCGCTGCTCATCCTCGCCGGGCTGCAGATGATCCCGAAGGACGTGCACGAAGCCGCCCGCGTCGACGGCGCCACCACGTGGCAGCGGTTCCGCCACATCACGCTTCCGCTGGTCAAGCCGGCGCTGATGGTGGCGGTGCTGTTCCGCACCCTCGACGCGCTGCGCATGTACGACCTGCCGGTGATCATGATCTCGTCGTCGTCGAACTCGCCGACCGCCACCATCTCGCAGCTGGTCGTCGAGGACATGCGCCAGGGCAACTTCAACTCCGCGTCGGCACTGTCGACGCTGGTGTTCCTGCTCATCTTCGGCGTCGCGTTCGTCATGATCCGCTTCCTCGGCGCCGACGTCTCCGGTTCCCGGGGCATGAAGAAGGTGAAGGTGAAGAAATGACCACCGGCAAACGCCTGCGCAGGTGGGCCGGCGATTACCTGGCCGTCATCCTCATCCTGGCGTGGGGTCTGGCCCCGTTCTACTGGATGCTGGTCACCGCCCTGCGCGACAAGGCGCACACGTTCGACACGACTCCGTGGTTCACGCACGTGACCACGCAGAACTTCGAGGACGCCCTGGCCACCGACAAGGGCAACGACTTCCTCGGGGCCATCGTCAACTCGCTGATCATCGGCGCGGCGACGACGCTCGTGGCGCTGGCGGTCGGCGTGTTCACCGCATACGCGCTGGCGCGGATGGACTTCCCGGGCAAGGGCTTCGTCACCGGCATCATCCTGGCGGCGTCGATGTTCCCCGGCATCGCGCTGGTGACGCCGCTGTTCCAGTTGTTCGGCGAGCTGAAGTGGATCGGCACCTACCAGGCGCTGATCATCCCGAACATTTCCTTCGTGCTGCCGTTGACGGTGTACACGCTGACCAGTTTCTTCCGCGATCTGCCGTGGGAGCTGGAGGAGGCCGCCCGCGTCGACGGCGCCACCCGTGGCCAGGCGTTTCGCATGGTGATCCTGCCGTTGGCCGCCCCAGCGCTGTTCACCACCGCGATTCTGGCGTTCGTGGCGACGTGGAACGAGTTCATGCTGGCCCGCCAGCTGTCGAACACGTCCACGGAGCCGGTCACCGTCGCCATCGCGCGCTTCACCGGCCCCAGCGCGTTCGAGTACCCGTACGCGGCGACGATGGCCGCCGGCGCGCTGGTGACCATCCCGCTGGTGATCATGGTGCTGATCTTCCAGAAGTGGATCGTCTCCGGCCTGACCGCCGGCGGCGTGAAGGCGTGACCGCGTTGGCATGACGGTATGTGCTCGTCGGCGCCTGCTCGACGGCATTGCTTGACGACGTCCGCCGCACCGCGCCAGCCGCCTAGACTGGTCTCCCATGACCGGAACGCATCAACCCCGCCACGACGCCAAGGCCCGCCGAATGCGGGTGGAGGCGGTGGCGGGGTTCACGTTCTTCTGGACCCTCGTCATCGGGGCGTGGGCGGCCTACCGCATCGCCGTCGGTGCACCGTCGGTGCTCTTGAGTTTCGTGCTGCTGGTCTTCGTCATCGTCGACGTGGTCATCTGGCGGAAGTGGCGTGAACTGCGCTGACGAGGTGAACCGGCTCATCCCCTGGTAGGACCCCGAGCCGGCCCCGGGGAAAGGGAGATCACCCCTCGGTTCGATGATCGAGGAACCGCCGGGTGCTGGAATGGGGGCATGAAGACATCGACGAAGATCCTCGCCTGGCTCGCCGGCACCGCCTCCGTGCTCATCATCGCGACGCTGGTCCTCGTCTACGCGTTCGGTCCGACGATGGGGGCGATGATCGTCGGAAAGCCGGTTTTCCTTCTGCCGCCGACTCCGGAGCGGTACGCGAGCGCGGCCCTCGACATCATGGAGGAGCAGGGCATCCACGGCGACTCCCCCGAGTTCGCAGCCGCGCGGGCCGAAGCCGAGCGCATGCTCGACGCCGCCGAACTCCGGGACTACTCAGACACGTGGCCGGCTCTCGACCTCGCCATCGACGCCGCCGGAGGCAAGCACTCGAAGGTGCTGCGGCCGGAGGGAACCGCGGACGGGAACGGGGATGGGGCCGGGGATGGGGCCGGGGACGGCGCGGACGCCATGCCGACGGTGACGTCGGAGGGGGCGGCGGGCGGGGCGCGGGTGCTCACCGCGACCGTCCCGACGCATGGCGGCGACGCCGGCGGTCCGGTGTCGCGACGGTACGCCGAAACGCTCGCCGACGGCATCGCCCGGGAAAACGCCGCCGGGGCCTGCGGCGCCATCGTCGACCTGCGGGGCAACGGAGGTGGGGACATGGGGCCGATGGTCGCCGGACTGTCTGCGCTGTTGCCCGACGGGGAAGTCCTGTGGTTCGACGGGCGCGGCTACTCCACGGCCGTGACGGTCGACGCCGGCGCGGTGCGGGGAGGCGGGACCCCCATCACCGTCGAGGCGGGGCCCAAAATGGACGTCCCGGTGGCCGTCCTCGTCGACGGCGGCACGGGCAGCTCCGGGGAAGCGACGATGCTCGCCTTCCGCGGCCTGGAGAACTCCAGGTCCTTCGGCACACCGACCGCCGGCTACGCCTCTGCCAACATGATCCACCCGTTCCCGGGCGGCGCGAGCCTCATGCTCACCGTCGCGAAGGACCGCGACCGCACCGGCGCCGCCCACATGGACGACCCCGTCCACCCCGACGAAACGACCGGACCGGCCCCCGAGAACGCGAAAACCGCGGCACTCGAATGGTTGTCCACGCGAGGCTGCGGTTAGGCGGAGGCTGCGGTCGGTCGGCGCGTACTACTCCCCCATCAGGCTGTCGCGCAGGTTCTTGTCCTTCTCCAGGACGGCGTCGCGCATGTCGGCCTGGTACTTCTCCATCGCCTCGACGAGTTCGGGGTGACCGGCCGAGAGGATGCGCACCGCCAGCAGGCCGGCGTTCTTCGCGCCACCCACGCCGACGGTGGCCACGGGCACGCCGCCGGGCATCTGCACGATCGACAGCAGCGAGTCCATGCCCTCGAGGTTCTCCAGCGCCCGCGGCACGCCGATGACCGGCAGCGGCGTCGCCGATGCGACCATGCCCGGCAGATGCGCCGCCCCGCCGGCGCCGGCGATGATGACCTTCAGGCCGCGCCCGGCCGCCGACTTCGCGTAATCCAGCATCCGCTCGGGCGTGCGGTGGGCGGACACGACGCCCACCTCGAAGGGCACGCCGAACTCGGCCAGCGCCTCGGCGGCCGGTTCCATGG
Encoded proteins:
- a CDS encoding carbohydrate ABC transporter permease, whose translation is MTTGKRLRRWAGDYLAVILILAWGLAPFYWMLVTALRDKAHTFDTTPWFTHVTTQNFEDALATDKGNDFLGAIVNSLIIGAATTLVALAVGVFTAYALARMDFPGKGFVTGIILAASMFPGIALVTPLFQLFGELKWIGTYQALIIPNISFVLPLTVYTLTSFFRDLPWELEEAARVDGATRGQAFRMVILPLAAPALFTTAILAFVATWNEFMLARQLSNTSTEPVTVAIARFTGPSAFEYPYAATMAAGALVTIPLVIMVLIFQKWIVSGLTAGGVKA
- a CDS encoding carbohydrate ABC transporter permease, which codes for MKALWLIAPALTVLAVVIGYPIIRAIFLSFQADRHIDPDTGMFVEGGFAGFQHYLYWLTQRCMLADGTVGTCAPGTLSTDFWPSVGITLFFAVVTVSLETLLGLGMALVMARDFVGRGMLRAAVLIPWAIPTAVTAKLWQFIFADYGIANAILAPFTDEAIRWTTDPWAARSAVIVADVWKTAPFMALLILAGLQMIPKDVHEAARVDGATTWQRFRHITLPLVKPALMVAVLFRTLDALRMYDLPVIMISSSSNSPTATISQLVVEDMRQGNFNSASALSTLVFLLIFGVAFVMIRFLGADVSGSRGMKKVKVKK
- the purE gene encoding 5-(carboxyamino)imidazole ribonucleotide mutase, whose product is MTAKLNGVDGPLVGLIMGSDSDWPTMEPAAEALAEFGVPFEVGVVSAHRTPERMLDYAKSAAGRGLKVIIAGAGGAAHLPGMVASATPLPVIGVPRALENLEGMDSLLSIVQMPGGVPVATVGVGGAKNAGLLAVRILSAGHPELVEAMEKYQADMRDAVLEKDKNLRDSLMGE
- a CDS encoding ABC transporter substrate-binding protein codes for the protein MVSFRTSLLAGLAVSGLVLAGCSSDDNGGMDNPAAEEGQDARGPITFAMGKNDIEKVQKIAERWNADNPDEKVTVHELAGEADAQHETLVQSLEASSDEFDVMALDVTWTAEFAANGYLVPLQDAMKVDTSGLLQPAVDSATYNGTVYAVPQNTNGQLLFRNTELIPEAPENWDALRESCEPLPEDKGCLTLQLSQYEGLSVNTLDAIHAWGGSLIDDEGNVTVDTPEAKAGLQALVDAYGDGTITKASTGATEEETLQAFTNEESAYAVNWPYMFDAAEDTPVGGKFEVTPLVGPDGVGVSTLGGYNNGINAHSKNKATARDFIEYIISEESQMGFAEESFPPVLASIYDDESLVEQFPYLPALKESLENAKPRPVSPYYKAMTKAIQDNAYAAINGTKDVDTAIADMKAALEQAGN
- a CDS encoding S41 family peptidase, producing the protein MKTSTKILAWLAGTASVLIIATLVLVYAFGPTMGAMIVGKPVFLLPPTPERYASAALDIMEEQGIHGDSPEFAAARAEAERMLDAAELRDYSDTWPALDLAIDAAGGKHSKVLRPEGTADGNGDGAGDGAGDGADAMPTVTSEGAAGGARVLTATVPTHGGDAGGPVSRRYAETLADGIARENAAGACGAIVDLRGNGGGDMGPMVAGLSALLPDGEVLWFDGRGYSTAVTVDAGAVRGGGTPITVEAGPKMDVPVAVLVDGGTGSSGEATMLAFRGLENSRSFGTPTAGYASANMIHPFPGGASLMLTVAKDRDRTGAAHMDDPVHPDETTGPAPENAKTAALEWLSTRGCG
- a CDS encoding ABC transporter ATP-binding protein; amino-acid sequence: MATVTFERAQLTYPGADAPTVKGLDLDIADGEFLVLVGPSGCGKSTSLRMLAGLEEVTAGRILIDGRDVTHDDPKDRDIAMVFQNYALYPHMSVRENMGFALKLAKVGKAERNARVEKAAAMLDLTPYLDRKPKDLSGGQRQRVAMGRAIVREPQVFLMDEPLSNLDAKLRVQTRTQVAALQRELGVTTVYVTHDQVEAMTMGDRVAVLDAGVLQQVAPPKELYARPANVFVAGFIGSPAMNLLRARLDDDAVLFGDQRIRLEDAVAERLRGRGGEVVVGVRPENAALGDGREGGGGIAATVALVEELGADSYVYAHPDEAVGGVGADAAEPLIARVGDGAAPPIGTRVSIVADPIKLHLFDVETGLRLN